The genomic interval AACAAATTTTTGAGGAATTGAATTTGGAATTAAAAGGGATACAAAAAAATATTCAAGAAAATAATATGTTTAGTGTTAGTATAAAAAATGATGTAAAAAGAATGTTTGAAATTTTTGGTAAAGAATTAAAAATGAATAGAGAACTTGTAAAATTTTTAGGCAATTAGAAAAAATTAATTCTATATAATCAGTTTTATTAGAATTCAAGGAGAGTGACATTTATGAATAAATTTTTTGATCCAGATCCATCAGAATTTGAAAAGTTAGAAAAAGAAAGAATTATAAAAGAGTTAGAAAAAGTTATTCAAAAAACTGAAAGAGAAGGAAGAGAAGAAGATGTAGAGAAACTAAAAAAAGAATTAAAAGCTCTAACTCATGAAAGTTTCTGGGATATATTGTTTAAACCTATATATTAAAGAGAAATATAAGAGTCTAGTATAGTTTAAATTGTAAAAATAAAAAAAGGTTCAAAGTTCTCTCTTTTTATAAATGACATAACCTATTAGAAGAAGTTGTTATAATAAAGACATAAAAAAGAAATATTTATGTTACAAATTCTAATTTTTGAGATTATCTACCAGGAATAAAGTTTAGTAATTGACTTTAGTTTAAAAAAGTATTACAACATAAACAACTAGATAATAAAGAGGTGATTATATGTCAGTTGTTTCAATTAGATTTAATGATGAGGAAGAAGAAATAGTAAAAAAATATGTTAAAAGTAAAGGAACAAATTTATCTCAATACATTAAAAATATCATTTTTGAAAAGATTGAAGAAGAATACGATTTAAAACTTGTTCAAGAATATCTAAAAGCAAAATCTGAAGGGACATTAAATCTAAAACCATTTGAGGAGGCCATAAAAGAATGGGGTACAGAATAATGGATTATCGTCTAATTGTTGATAAACAGTTAATTATTGTAGCAGTAGATTTTGAACATAGAAGTAAAATTTATTTATAGTAATTAGAGAAAAGGTTTAGAGTAAAAAACTTTAAGCCTTTTTATTTTTGCTTTTTAAAAAAAAATATTTACTTGAGACAATATATGTCACGAAAGTTTGATATAATATTTCTGTAAAAGTTTTAAACAATAAAGGGAGAAAGACTTATGATAGGAAAATTTGGACAAATAATAATTAATGATAAAAAAACATTATTAAAAGAAATTTCAACAATGTTACCATATACAACAATTCATTTAATAGGTCCATCTGGTTCAGGAAAAACTTCATTGGTTGAAAGTTTAATAAATATTAAAGAATTGGAAATAGATGAATTAAAAATAGTTAGATTGCAAGGAGTGTCATCAGAAGATTTTAGATTACCTGTTGTAAAAACTATTAAAAAAAATTTTAGTTTTGAAGAAGAAAGAAAAGTTGTTGAATTGATAAATATGGGAATATTTCAAGAGATTTTAGATAATCCTGATAAAAAATATCTTGTTTTCTTTGATGAACTTTTGAGAGCTGAAGCCTCAATAACTCCATTATTATTTGGATTGCTTGAAAGAAGAATAAATGGTATAAAAGCACCTAATATGTTGGTTATGTGTAGTTCAAACTATGGAGATGAATATATAAGTAATTTTGATTTTTCTGATTCAGCATTGAGAAGAAGACAGATATTTATTGAATACAAACCTTCAAAAGATGATATATTGGATTTCATGAAAGAAAATAGATACAATGATATACTCATTTCAGCTATTTCTGATATGAAAATAGAAGAAATTATTAGTCATGGCGATACAAGCTTAGAGCTTGAACAAGACACTCAGTTAGGTTCGTGGTCTTTGTTAAATGATAGATGGAAAAAATTAAAAATTGAAACATTCAAAGCAGGAAGATTAGATATTTCTAAATATGGCGAATACTTCTTTTCAAGTAAAACAAAGAAAAAATTTTTA from Fusobacterium pseudoperiodonticum carries:
- a CDS encoding AAA family ATPase produces the protein MIGKFGQIIINDKKTLLKEISTMLPYTTIHLIGPSGSGKTSLVESLINIKELEIDELKIVRLQGVSSEDFRLPVVKTIKKNFSFEEERKVVELINMGIFQEILDNPDKKYLVFFDELLRAEASITPLLFGLLERRINGIKAPNMLVMCSSNYGDEYISNFDFSDSALRRRQIFIEYKPSKDDILDFMKENRYNDILISAISDMKIEEIISHGDTSLELEQDTQLGSWSLLNDRWKKLKIETFKAGRLDISKYGEYFFSSKTKKKFLNNLTLLEQLDDIDVHNQIIVNKGLENDKDILNQQGEVINKAIMLTELKIRTKKFIINQTLNKDENYFLDYFDDILQVFKNDTLLFIILIEEFKERAKGNNKNKSIWRRIAVKILKEISETSELGKSLYKVTDLLNLKV
- the relB gene encoding type II toxin-antitoxin system RelB family antitoxin, with product MSVVSIRFNDEEEEIVKKYVKSKGTNLSQYIKNIIFEKIEEEYDLKLVQEYLKAKSEGTLNLKPFEEAIKEWGTE